Proteins from a single region of Ananas comosus cultivar F153 linkage group 3, ASM154086v1, whole genome shotgun sequence:
- the LOC109707003 gene encoding beta-glucosidase 18-like, whose protein sequence is MERRKAFVFALLLLQLFSLVVGLQRSNFPMHFLFGASTSSYQIEGAYIEGNKSLSNWDVFTHTPGNIQDGSTGDVADDHYHRYMEDIELMQSLGINSYRFSIAWSRVLPRGRFGEVNQLGIEFYDKLINSLLLKGIQPFVTLSHYDIPQELEDRYGAWLNAEIREDFGYFAEVCFEAFGDRVKYWSTFNEPNVMVKKGYMNGKYPPNRCSEPFGNCLSGDSTTEPYIAAHNVILSHATAAEIYKTKYQKKQGGFIGIVMSTTWYEPLREIPEDRLAVQRALSFDAPWFLDPIVYGDYPPEMRQVLGSKLPEFTFEDQKKLQYKLDFIGVNHYTTLYAKDCLFSPCKVAGSEGHAFTFTTGERNRLPIGTPTAMPTFYVVPKGIENMIMYIMKRYNNMTMFITENGYAQGGASYTSLNDWLSDKDRVHYLQSYLNSVAIAMRRGADVRGYFIWSLIDNFEWLYGYTLRFGIYHVDYKTQERTPKLSAKWYKEFLAGSDMQLQKTDNFAKARRFVQ, encoded by the exons ATGGAGAGGAGAAAAGCTTTTGTGTTTGCTTTATTGCTTCTTCAATTGTTCTCGTTGGTTGTGGGGTTACAAAGGAGCAACTTCCCCATGCATTTCCTCTTCGGCGCGTCCACCTCTTCATACCAG ATTGAGGGTGCCTACATTGAAGGGAACAAAAGCTTAAGCAATTGGGATGTGTTCACTCACACACCAG GGAATATCCAGGACGGTAGCACCGGAGACGTCGCCGACGACCATTATCATCGCTACATG gaAGATATTGAGTTGATGCAATCCCTTGGAATTAATTCGTATAGATTCTCCATTGCGTGGTCTAGAGTTCTTCCAA GAGGGAGATTTGGGGaggtgaatcaactaggaattGAATTTTACGACAAACTTATCAACTCGTTATTGCTCAAAG GAATACAACCATTTGTCACATTAAGTCACTACGACATTCCGCAAGAACTCGAAGATCGATACGGCGCCTGGCTCAACGCGGAGATTCG GGAGGATTTTGGATATTTCGCCGAAGTATGTTTCGAGGCATTCGGCGACAGAGTGAAGTATTGGAGCACATTTAACGAGCCGAATGTTATGGTCAAAAAAGGATATATGAATGGAAAATACCCTCCGAACCGATGTTCCGAGCCGTTCGGCAATTGCCTCAGTGGTGATTCAACTACAGAGCCATACATTGCTGCACATAATGTGATACTGTCACATGCCACTGCTGCAGAAATTTATAAAACAAAGTACCAG AAAAAACAGGGAGGTTTTATTGGCATTGTAATGTCCACAACCTGGTATGAGCCACTGAGAGAAATCCCCGAGGATCGGTTGGCGGTTCAACGAGCTTTATCATTCGATGCTCCATG GTTTCTTGATCCGATAGTTTACGGCGATTATCCTCCGGAAATGCGACAGGTGTTAGGCTCGAAGTTACCGGAATTCACTTTCGAGGATCAGAAGAAGTTGCAGTACAAGTTGGACTTCATCGGCGTAAACCACTACACCACTCTTTATGCAAAAGATTGCTTGTTTTCTCCGTGCAAAGTCGCAGGTTCCGAAGGGCATGCTTTTACCTTCACCACTGGAGAAAGAAACAGGCTCCCAATTGGAACTCCT ACTGCGATGCCGACCTTCTATGTTGTTCCTAAGGGCATTGAAAACATGATCATGTACATAATGAAGAGATATAACAACATGACCATGTTCATCACTGAGAATG GTTATGCGCAAGGCGGCGCGAGCTACACTTCATTGAATGATTGGCTTAGTGACAAGGATAGAGTACACTACCTTCAAAGCTACCTCAATTCCGTGGCGATCGCGATGAG GCGCGGCGCGGATGTAAGGGGCTACTTCATATGGTCTCTCATCGACAATTTCGAGTGGCTTTACGGTTATACTCTGAGATTTGGAATTTATCATGTGGACTACAAGACTCAAGAGAGGACTCCAAAGCTGTCTGCAAAATGGTACAAAGAATTTCTGGCAGGTTCTGACATGCAGCTACAGAAGACAGATAATTTTGCGAAAGCGCGGCGATTTGTGCAGTAG